A stretch of DNA from Brevibacterium ihuae:
AGGGAGACCCCGAGCCGCGCACGCGCGCGGGCAGCCGATCCGGCGGTCGCCCCTCGCGCGGAACCCGTCATCCTGCGGACCGGAGGCCGGCTGCAGTGAGACGGACGGCGAGGTCGAGGAGGGCGGAGTCCCTGCCCGGAGCCATGACGAGCTGGACCGAGGCCGGGAACTCCCCGTCGCGCACCGCGGGCACCCCGCGCCCGCCGAGGAGGTCGACCGGCACGGAGATCGCCGGCCACCCGAGCAGGTTGATGAGCTGGGTGTAGAGGCGGAACCGGTTGCGCACACCCTGGTCGGCCCTGTCCCACGGCACCGGTTCGGTGCCGATCGTCGGCAGCACGAGCGCATCGACCCCTACGAGTGCGCCGAGCGCGGCCTCGCGGAGCGCGGCGAGCTCGGTGAAGGCGGCGGCGTGCTCGGCGTCGGTGATGTGCGCGTCGTTCTCGAGATTGCGCAGCACCTGCGGTTGGAAGTCGCGGCGCCCGGTGTCGAGCGCGGAACGGTGGACGCGGTACGTCTCGTACCCGCGGATCCGCGCGAAGATGCCGGGCATCCGGTCGAAGGCGAACGGGGCGGGGTCGATCGCCGTGTGCGAGACCCCCGGGAGTCCGTCGAGGTGGGGAACGACGCGCCGGGCCATCCACTCGGCCCCGGTGCCGGCCTCCGGCGACGTGAGAAGACCGAGCACCAGCGGCGATCCGGGGCGGGAGGCCGGTCCGGCGGCCTCGCCGAGGGCGTCGGGGGCGAACCCGTCCCACAGGAGTCGCATGTCCGCAGGGGTGCGGGTGAAGAAGCCGACGGTGTCGAGCGTAGTCGACAGCGGGGCGACGCCCGCGGTCGGCACCCGGTCGAGCGTCGGCTTGAACCCGGTGACCCCCGCACAGGCCGCCGGCACCCGCACGGAGCCCGCGGTATCGGTGCCGATCGCCACCGGGACGATCCCGGCGGCCACCGCGATGGCCGAGCCGTAGCTCGATCCGCCGGTGGTGAGACCAGGCCGGAGCGGGTTGACCCCGCGCCCGTGCGCGCTCTCCTCCCCGAGGATGCCGTAGGAGTGCTCGTGGCACGTCGTCTTGGCGACCGGGATGAGCCCGAGGGACTCGAACCGCCGCACCACCTCGGCGGATTCCGCGGCCGGGGCCTCCGGGTGCACGGTCGACCCCATCGTCGTCGTGACGCCGGCGAGGTCGATGACGTCCTTGACCGCGAACGGCACCCCGTCGAGCCGGGACCGAACCCGCCCATCGGCACGGCGCGCGTCGGAGTCGTCGGCGGCCGCCCGCGCCCGATCGGCGAGGAGGCGGGCCTGCTCCTGCGGCACGTGCGGCGGCGCGACGACCGCGTTGAGCTCCCGACCCGCCTCCGCGCAGGCGTGCAGCGCGGTCCGCACCTCATCGAGGGCGGTGGTGGCACGGGAGTCGAGGGCGGCGCTCATCGCGAGAAGGTCCATGCCTCCTGTCTACCGCATGCGCCGGCCGCGCGCACCGGGGTCCCGGTGTGCGCGGCCGGTGCTGTCCGGACGGACCCTCACAGGTAGCCGATGTTCACCCCGCCCGACGACGTCCGCACGGTGATCGGGATGACGGTCGCCTCGGACGCCGCCGCCTCCCGGATGCCGACGTCCACGGCACCGGAGTTCGAGCGGGCGTTCACCCGGTAGCCGGCCGCCTCGGTGTCCTCGACGTCCATGATGTCGGGCACCTTGAGATCCACGC
This window harbors:
- a CDS encoding amidase, which encodes MDLLAMSAALDSRATTALDEVRTALHACAEAGRELNAVVAPPHVPQEQARLLADRARAAADDSDARRADGRVRSRLDGVPFAVKDVIDLAGVTTTMGSTVHPEAPAAESAEVVRRFESLGLIPVAKTTCHEHSYGILGEESAHGRGVNPLRPGLTTGGSSYGSAIAVAAGIVPVAIGTDTAGSVRVPAACAGVTGFKPTLDRVPTAGVAPLSTTLDTVGFFTRTPADMRLLWDGFAPDALGEAAGPASRPGSPLVLGLLTSPEAGTGAEWMARRVVPHLDGLPGVSHTAIDPAPFAFDRMPGIFARIRGYETYRVHRSALDTGRRDFQPQVLRNLENDAHITDAEHAAAFTELAALREAALGALVGVDALVLPTIGTEPVPWDRADQGVRNRFRLYTQLINLLGWPAISVPVDLLGGRGVPAVRDGEFPASVQLVMAPGRDSALLDLAVRLTAAGLRSAG